AGCCGCATCTACAAAAATGATGGGGCAATGACGCAAGGAATTACATCAGAGACTGTTGATGGGATGTCCATCAAAAAGATTGAAAACCTCATAGAGGATATTCGCTATGAACGTTTTCGGTGGACACCAGTACGGCGAATTAATATTCCCAAGAAAAATGGAAAAACTCGACCTCTGGGTATTCCCACTTGGAACGATAAATTGATTCAGGAAGTAATACGTTTAATATTAGAAGCGTACTACGAACCTCAATTTTCTAACAGCAGTCATGGTTTTCGACAAGAGCGCGGATGCCATACGGCGCTAACAGTAATAGACCGTACTTGGCAAGGAACTAAATGGTTTATCGAAGGAGATATTCGCGGTTGCTTTGACAATATAGATCATAAAATCTTAATGTCAACCTTACGCGAGACAATCCAAGATAATCGTTTCTTGAGATTGATTGAAAACTTACTCAAGGCAGGTTACTGTGAGCAATGGAAATATTATTCCACCCTGAGCGGAACGCCGCAAGGCTTGATTTTATCACCCATACTCGCCAATATCTATCTTGACAAATTCGATAAATTTATCGAACAGATACTCATCCCAAAATATACACTTGGTAAACATCGGGCAGAAAATCCAGAGTATTCAAAACTCGTAAAACTTGCTTGGTATTACAGGAAAAACGGACAAGTTGATAAAGCGCGACAACTGGAAATTAAATACCAGAAAATGCCTTCTAAAAATGTTCGTGACCCTGAATACAGAAGGTTAAATTACGTCCGCTATGCAGACGATTTCCTACTTGGTTTTATTGGCTCATTCCAAGAGGCAAAAGAAATTAAGGAAAAACTCAAGACATTTTTAGCTGAAAATCTTCAGTTGGAACTGTCACCCGAAAAGACCCTGATTACTAATGCTAGGAATGAGGCAGCAAGCTTTCTAGGTTACAAAATTCTAGTCCAATATTCTGACGATAAGCATACCAATGGTAAACGCTCAATCAACGGAATTATTGCACTAAGAATCCCAGCAAGATTTATAGAAGAAAAATGTACCCTATACATGAGGAATGGTAAACCCATTCATCGCCCTGAATTAATAAATGATGATGATTTTACTATTATCAACATTTACCAATCAGAATTTAGAGGGTATGTACAATTCTATAGCCTTGCCCAAAATATTGCATGGCTGCGAAAACTTCAATGGATTATGTCGAGTTCGCTGATGAAAACCCTTGCCTGTAAACACAAAACCCGGATTTCTCACAAGCAGTAAAAATAAATTTACATGACCTGATGTGAGGCTCTTTTCTGATACATCATCAATCAAAATTTAGGCGCAGAGATAAATTAAGTATAAAACCGAAGTTGTTAAGTAAAAATGATTACTATTTTTTATTGCTGGTAAAATTAAAATGCTCTGTTCATAAAATATCCGCATTCCAAAACAGGACTTGAATCGCCCAAGCCCAAAGTATCATTGATTAGAAATAAGCAAAAGGCAATTTAATTTCAATTTAAGCAGTATTAGGGAGCATTTTTAAACGTCTATGAGCAGTAGCAAATATATGTTTGTATGGACAAGAACTAGTAATTGCAATTAAAATACGGCGTGTACTTATAGTAATTAAAGCTCCTAACTTCAATAACTTGGTACGAATAGTTCCAACAGTGGCATTTTGTAATTCAGTTTTAGCTAAACATTTTTGACGCAACGCATTCATCAAAACGTAAGCAACAGAAGAAAACCACAGACGTAATTGATTTCCCGCAAACGTGTGGGTGCTTGTTCTATCACTAAAAAGTTCTAATTGTTGTTCTTTAAAGCGATTTTCCATCTCCCCTCGCTGACAATATTTTTGTTTATACAGTTGACTAAGAGGTACTTTATTAGTAGCTAAAGAAGTTACAACAAAACGAATTTTAGCTCCCTTCGTCCCATATTCAACCTTACAAACAACACGACGACTACGACTCCAAGATTCACGGGTTTGATAGTCTAAAGACTTGTACCAAATTGAGTTATCAATCAAATCTTCCGCAAGCGAAGGAAGTTGTTCATCTGGCTGAAATACTGTTTCTAAAAATGAAACTACTGTTGATAGTTTTTGCTCAAACTCAAGCGAGGCTCTATTTTGAGTCGTCGTAGTCATCCCAATTAAACGACTATTTTGCGCCAATCCAAAAACATAATCTAAACCGGGCTGTGATTCACACCACCTCATGATATCGTCCCTAGAATAGGCACTATCTCCACGTACTAAAATCTCAACATTCTTCCATTGTTGACGTATTTGTTTAATCACTCTCTGTAGTTCTGATAATGCCCCAAATGCTGGGTCTACATTTGAAGGGCGAAGTTTGGATGCTAACAGATGTTTTCCACAAAATATATACAGTGGAGCATAGCAGTATCCCCCATAATAAGTATTGAAGAAAACTTGCTCCTGATTGCCGTGTACTAAGTCATCAGTTACATCTAAATCCAAAATAATTTGTCTTGGCTCTTTGGCGTAAGATTCTAGAAATATTTTGACAAATAAACTTTCAATCTCTGATCGAGAATGCCCGATTTTATGATAACGACTGTCTACTCCTTGTTCTATCTCTTCAGGGCAATGTTCCAGTCGGTTTAATGTACTTTTTCCTGCCAATATTGCAGGCTCATCCTCTATTCCAATTGTTTTTAAGACTGCTAGAGCAAACATCGGGTCATGACGTAATTCCTCGTGGTCATTTAAGTCTTCATATCCCATGACTAACCCGTATATACGTTGTTTAATTAAACTCTCTACTGAATGGTCAACTCGATTTGGCTGACGGTAATCTTGGAAACACTGTGCAAATTTTGATGTGATTTCTAATTTTCTGTCTATTTCCGCAATTAAGCTTAATCCTGCATCCGATGTTACCGTCCCACCCTGAAAATTAACTACAATCGGGTGTGATTTTTCCCCGGAGAATTTGAATTGTTTTGGTGTAATATCTGTGAAAGTCGGGGTCATGGTTTATAACTGCTGGAATGCTTATCCTATATACATTTTCGCAGTTTTTGACCCCTTTTTTATCTCTTTGTGAGAAATCCGGGTTTAGTTAGTGAAATTGCGGGAGAAATTGACGAGTGAGGAAATTTACAGTAAAACGATAGCCCCTGAAAACCAGGGGCTATATTCAACAAAAGAACTTATCAAGCGAGTGCAGTAGCGATGGCATCCCAAATTGTTTGATGCTCTTTGTTTTGCTTTCGTCGGCAGTGGAAGGTGCGGATTGTGTTCACTGAACTATATTAAAACTTCTGAACTTCTGCCGCAGTTGTGCCGCTAGCTTTTTACGGGCAGTATCCCCAGCTATTTCGATAGATTTCTCACTAGCGTCACGAATACAAGATAAGGCAACATCAGGGCTACGGTAGGCTGATGCAATACGGCTGACTACATCAGAAATGGGTGAACCAACCAGCACCAAAGCTTTCTGCTTTAGCCTAGTCCACACATTGCGATCATAGTTACCGACCAGAGAGATCGCCTCATTCACCAATTGCGCTTCTTCCTCGTTGGCAACAACTGACTTCAAACCAAATTCCTCATCCTGCAACAAGTACAGTGAGATTTGGTCAAGAGTCGCCATTTCCATCGCTGTTATTGATTGAACCATTTTGTTTAACCTCCTTGTTTATTCCCCAACCACTAGTGGTGGACTTTTGAGCAATGTTGTGTGAGCAACATAGAGAGTTAAACTACTCCAAAATAGTTCCTATTTTTTGCCCAAGATTGATTAATCTGACTTCTCTGCTATGATCAACTGCGGCGCGAAGAGACTCGGCTAAGATAGTATCTGTGTTAGGCGTTAACTTCAATGCCCCGCCCAGGTAGCCCAAAGACTTGCAGAAATAGTCTGTTGGGTTGAGCAGCGCCAATCTTTTGACTTTTGCATGATCGTCAGATTTGTAAGCGTTTAATGCTTGTTGCTGGGCTTGCGTTAAAGGTTCACCTAACTCGTCTAGGATTAAAGCGATTGCAGATTGTACCTTTTCTAGAGTTAATTCGCTTGAGGTTGCTACCATTTGAGTGACTCCTGAAATTAAAACCGAACTTTAGATTGTGCTGCCTCAACTTGACATTGGTATAAAATATGCCGATTTTCTGCCAGATGTTTACGGGCTATACGGGAAATATAACCTACTATGCTGTCATGTTTGAGCTAAAAATAAACTTAAGATTTTCTAGAAGTAGACTTGCGATTTCCTCAAAGTTTGTGCTATCAAATTTTTATAACCTTATTTCTAAAACTCACCTGTTGTTTTCTCCATAACTCTAAGAAAGCAACTTTTAGAAATAACACCAGACGCGGCTGCTGAACCCACGTCTTTTAACTCTTCAACATTAACTAAAGGATCTAACAAACAGATCCCGTAAGATATTCATGCAGCCAAAAATCTCAAGCGTCTGATGCGTGCTTTAGCACGGCTTGGTCTAGATGTAACATACAATGACCAAGTTTACTCTGTTCGTTTATCCAATGCACCCAATGCAGCAGTAGCAGAAGTCCTTTTACCAGAAGGCTTTCCTGTAGAAGCTAAGGCATTCAAACAGTTAGCAACTTTGGCAAATATTCGTCATCCAGCAGGTGGGTGTGTCTGTCGTGCCTGTGCCACACCAGACTTTCACCCTGGTGATGCAGGTATTGCCATTGGTTCAGTAGTAGAAACCCAGGATATGGTTATTCCCACTGCTGTCGGGTCTGACATTAACTGTGGAATGCGTCTTCATGTGGTCGATTTAACTATCGATGAATTTTTAGCAAAGCGTGACTTGTTTGTAGAACGCATGAAAGGAGATTACTTCTTTGGTACTCGTGATGTCACAATGACGGCTCAATCCATGCGAGCTTTGTTCCAATATGGAGTGACTGGTTGGTTGGATGCAATGTTAGACCAACCAACTGGTAGTGTGGTCAAATCTGATTTACAGCAACTTGCCATTGAGAGCGATCGCATATTTTTGAATGGTTCAATGGATGGTGATTGGAAATTTGCGCCGATTGAGTTGGTTCCTGATGATGGATTAGTCCGAGATGGTTCCTTGGCTACTATCGGTTCGGGGAACCATTTTGTAGAAGTACAGCGAGTTGAGCGAGTAGAAAATCGCGCTTTAGCCCATGCTTGGGGAGTGCGAGAAGGACAATTGGCGTTCATGATTCACTCAGGTTCGCGCAATGTAGGGAAGTACATTGGTGGTATGTGGCGAGATCGCGCTAAAGCTGTTTGGCCAAAATGTCTGAAGTACCCCGATGAGCAGATTTTTCCTCTTTCAACTCATTCCCACCCAGAGTTAGTCGAAAGTTATTTACAAGCTCAAGCCACTGCTGCCAACTATGGCTTTGTCAATCGCTTATTGTTAGCGGAGTTGCTCCGTCTACGGTTACGCTCAGTTTATGGAGATGTAGAAGCCCCTTTAGTCTATGATTTACCCCACAATATCACCCTAAGAGAAAAAGACCGAACCTGGATAACACGCAAGGGTGCAAGTCCTGCTTATGCCGGACAGCCAGTGATTATTCCTGGTTCAATGGGTACTGAGTCTTACCTGATGGTGGGTCAAAGCAATCCAGCTTTCTGCAACTCTGCTTCACACGGAGCAGGAAGACTTCGTTCTCGTTTTGATCTCAATCGCCGGGGTGCATCTCAAAGTGAAGCCGAATTAGGTTTAACTGGGGTAGACTGTATTACCTTGCGTTCAGAACGTAGAATAGAAGAAGCACCCGCCGCCTATAAGCCGATTGGCTCTGTGATTGATGCACAAGTTGAAGCCCAGATGGTGGCAGTAGTCGCCCGTTTGAGTCCGGTGCTGACCTTTAAAGCTTAGATATACCCTGGTTGGACGTATTCCTTAACTGTAGATAGGGTACGTTCAACATCTAAATCAAGCTGATAATTTCTCAGCGATCGCTTGATGAATAATTTGCTGCTTGAGTGAATCTGCTGCGACTGCGGCAATAGTCTCCCAATCTTCAGGTGTTAATAGTAACTCTAGTAACTCGCGTAATATTTCTCGGTTAGAAATAAACTCCTCACCATAAAGCTCATCATTTCCTAGAGTCAAAAGTATATGTTGTCTTACTTCTGGTGTAGGTAATCTTAATTTCTCAAGTATTTTTTCTCTTGCGGCTTTAACAGCAATTTTTGTAGCTGAACCTAAATTCCAGTCGTTAAGTAGCAAACGTACTTCTTTATTTAAGGAAACGCGCAACGTTGTTAAACGCCCCATTATTTCAAAGTTCAGCATGAGGTCGCCAAATGCACTTCCCCAATCTAATCCAGCACCGATGTTACCCCCAACAAGCTCCTCAGCTTGGACAGCTTGTCGTAAATATTCTTTATCAAGTAATAAATTCATTGGGTTGGCTGGTAGGTTATTTTGATTTTCGTTAAATTCGTGTTGACTCATTACCCGATACCTCATCCAAAAGAACGCCACACCCCATATTCAAAATAAACTAAGTCGTCATAATCTTCGTCTTCTCCCAAGTCAACCATACCTTGGTTATCGTAGAATTTTTCTACTCCAGGCAGAGAGTGTAATCCCACTCTACCCTCAAAACCTAGTTCCAGGCTACGGGTTCTAGCAAAG
Above is a window of Nostoc sp. MS1 DNA encoding:
- a CDS encoding reverse transcriptase/maturase family protein, which translates into the protein MRNAETILSVIRDRGYRGLPLDDIYRQLFNLNLYLLAYSRIYKNDGAMTQGITSETVDGMSIKKIENLIEDIRYERFRWTPVRRINIPKKNGKTRPLGIPTWNDKLIQEVIRLILEAYYEPQFSNSSHGFRQERGCHTALTVIDRTWQGTKWFIEGDIRGCFDNIDHKILMSTLRETIQDNRFLRLIENLLKAGYCEQWKYYSTLSGTPQGLILSPILANIYLDKFDKFIEQILIPKYTLGKHRAENPEYSKLVKLAWYYRKNGQVDKARQLEIKYQKMPSKNVRDPEYRRLNYVRYADDFLLGFIGSFQEAKEIKEKLKTFLAENLQLELSPEKTLITNARNEAASFLGYKILVQYSDDKHTNGKRSINGIIALRIPARFIEEKCTLYMRNGKPIHRPELINDDDFTIINIYQSEFRGYVQFYSLAQNIAWLRKLQWIMSSSLMKTLACKHKTRISHKQ
- a CDS encoding IS1380 family transposase, which gives rise to MTPTFTDITPKQFKFSGEKSHPIVVNFQGGTVTSDAGLSLIAEIDRKLEITSKFAQCFQDYRQPNRVDHSVESLIKQRIYGLVMGYEDLNDHEELRHDPMFALAVLKTIGIEDEPAILAGKSTLNRLEHCPEEIEQGVDSRYHKIGHSRSEIESLFVKIFLESYAKEPRQIILDLDVTDDLVHGNQEQVFFNTYYGGYCYAPLYIFCGKHLLASKLRPSNVDPAFGALSELQRVIKQIRQQWKNVEILVRGDSAYSRDDIMRWCESQPGLDYVFGLAQNSRLIGMTTTTQNRASLEFEQKLSTVVSFLETVFQPDEQLPSLAEDLIDNSIWYKSLDYQTRESWSRSRRVVCKVEYGTKGAKIRFVVTSLATNKVPLSQLYKQKYCQRGEMENRFKEQQLELFSDRTSTHTFAGNQLRLWFSSVAYVLMNALRQKCLAKTELQNATVGTIRTKLLKLGALITISTRRILIAITSSCPYKHIFATAHRRLKMLPNTA
- a CDS encoding RtcB family protein, giving the protein MRALARLGLDVTYNDQVYSVRLSNAPNAAVAEVLLPEGFPVEAKAFKQLATLANIRHPAGGCVCRACATPDFHPGDAGIAIGSVVETQDMVIPTAVGSDINCGMRLHVVDLTIDEFLAKRDLFVERMKGDYFFGTRDVTMTAQSMRALFQYGVTGWLDAMLDQPTGSVVKSDLQQLAIESDRIFLNGSMDGDWKFAPIELVPDDGLVRDGSLATIGSGNHFVEVQRVERVENRALAHAWGVREGQLAFMIHSGSRNVGKYIGGMWRDRAKAVWPKCLKYPDEQIFPLSTHSHPELVESYLQAQATAANYGFVNRLLLAELLRLRLRSVYGDVEAPLVYDLPHNITLREKDRTWITRKGASPAYAGQPVIIPGSMGTESYLMVGQSNPAFCNSASHGAGRLRSRFDLNRRGASQSEAELGLTGVDCITLRSERRIEEAPAAYKPIGSVIDAQVEAQMVAVVARLSPVLTFKA